A genomic region of Tsukamurella pulmonis contains the following coding sequences:
- a CDS encoding CaiB/BaiF CoA transferase family protein, whose product MAPILDGIVVADLSRVLAGPLVTVMLADLGADVIKVERPGAGDDTRRWGPPWTARTSAYFESANRSKRSVEFDLDDPDDRAAARALIARADVLVENFRTGALDAKGFGAAELAELNPRLIHCSITGFGSGEGAALPGYDFLVQAVGGLMSITGEPEGDPMKAGVALVDVLTAKDAVAGVLAALYERERSGRGQRVEVNLLSSLLGSLANQGATFLATGEAPSRLGNTHPSIAPYETLRCRDGLLAVACGNDGQFARLAATVGLTGLDADPRFATNPERVRNRAELVRLLEGALAEETAQTWADRLTGAGVPAGTVGDIGSGFALAERLGLAPRVPVGEGAIDQVRNPIRFSRTPITDYRRPPALGEHTDAVRAELAQD is encoded by the coding sequence GTGGCGCCGATACTCGACGGGATTGTGGTCGCGGACCTCAGCCGCGTGCTGGCGGGGCCACTGGTCACGGTGATGCTCGCGGACCTCGGGGCCGACGTGATCAAGGTCGAGCGCCCCGGCGCGGGTGATGACACGCGCCGCTGGGGCCCGCCGTGGACCGCGCGGACCAGCGCCTACTTCGAGTCGGCCAACCGGTCCAAGCGCAGCGTGGAATTCGACCTCGATGATCCGGACGACCGTGCCGCAGCCCGGGCCCTGATCGCGCGCGCCGACGTGCTCGTCGAGAACTTCCGCACCGGTGCGCTCGACGCGAAGGGCTTCGGCGCCGCCGAACTCGCGGAACTGAACCCACGGCTGATCCACTGCTCCATCACCGGATTCGGCTCGGGGGAGGGCGCCGCACTCCCCGGCTACGACTTCCTGGTCCAGGCCGTCGGCGGCCTGATGAGCATCACCGGCGAACCCGAGGGCGACCCGATGAAGGCGGGCGTCGCCCTCGTCGATGTCCTGACCGCCAAGGACGCGGTCGCCGGCGTGCTCGCCGCACTCTACGAGCGGGAACGGTCGGGCCGCGGACAGCGCGTCGAGGTCAATCTCCTGTCGTCCCTGCTGGGTTCGCTCGCCAACCAGGGCGCCACCTTCCTCGCGACCGGCGAGGCACCGTCGCGCCTCGGCAACACCCACCCGTCGATCGCGCCGTACGAGACGTTGCGCTGTCGTGACGGGCTGCTCGCCGTGGCCTGCGGCAACGACGGCCAGTTCGCGCGACTCGCCGCCACCGTCGGCCTGACCGGCCTCGACGCGGACCCGAGGTTCGCGACCAACCCCGAGCGCGTCCGCAACCGCGCCGAACTGGTCCGCCTGCTCGAGGGCGCCCTCGCCGAGGAGACGGCGCAGACGTGGGCGGATCGCCTCACCGGGGCCGGCGTCCCGGCCGGCACCGTCGGCGACATCGGCTCGGGCTTCGCGCTCGCCGAGCGCCTCGGCCTGGCTCCGCGCGTGCCCGTCGGGGAGGGCGCGATCGACCAGGTGCGCAACCCGATCCGCTTCTCCCGCACGCCCATCACCGACTACCGGCGCCCGCCGGCCCTCGGCGAGCACACCGACGCGGTGCGGGCGGAACTGGCGCAGGACTGA
- a CDS encoding DUF6891 domain-containing protein: MGSRFTQQNSQVPERLRDGTLVRKLPDDMVRAASLLVYPGYFTAARVAEVLETAGATRAEARDAVRAARTNYQAHLDRSEGDGDWVRFDAACEAIATQGILVRHNFTCCRTCADAEIGDDRTDEWGYVFFTQQDAETLAYAEASVYLGYGSFGPSPSIDPAELASAHGDDARMSELYERTFDDLAAAITSALDAQGLRYDWDGDTGTRIQVVGMDWRRPLPDDRDAAEPGPTIEPRRRGFGFRL, translated from the coding sequence ATGGGGAGTCGATTCACACAGCAGAACAGTCAGGTGCCGGAGCGGTTGAGGGACGGGACGTTGGTGCGGAAGCTGCCCGACGACATGGTCCGGGCAGCCTCGCTCCTCGTCTACCCGGGCTACTTCACGGCGGCGCGGGTCGCGGAGGTGCTCGAGACCGCCGGGGCCACCCGCGCGGAGGCGCGGGACGCCGTGCGTGCCGCACGCACGAACTATCAGGCGCATCTCGATCGATCGGAGGGCGACGGGGATTGGGTGCGGTTCGACGCCGCATGCGAGGCCATCGCGACACAAGGAATCCTGGTGCGGCACAACTTCACCTGCTGCCGAACCTGCGCCGACGCCGAGATCGGCGACGACCGCACGGACGAATGGGGCTACGTCTTCTTCACCCAGCAGGACGCCGAGACCCTGGCGTATGCGGAGGCGTCCGTCTACCTCGGCTACGGATCCTTCGGCCCGTCGCCGTCGATCGACCCCGCTGAACTCGCGAGCGCCCACGGCGACGATGCCCGGATGTCCGAGCTCTACGAGCGCACCTTCGACGATCTCGCCGCGGCGATCACCTCGGCGCTCGATGCGCAGGGCCTGCGGTACGACTGGGACGGCGATACCGGCACGCGAATCCAGGTCGTCGGGATGGACTGGCGCAGGCCGCTTCCGGATGACCGTGATGCGGCCGAGCCTGGACCGACCATCGAACCGCGCCGACGGGGCTTCGGCTTTCGGCTCTGA
- a CDS encoding polyketide cyclase, whose protein sequence is MAEESRHIGVVIPRPAAEVYEYARDPANLVQWAAGLATGLRVDGEDLITDSPMGQVRVRFAPDNDFGVLDHDVTLPDGTVVNNPLRVLVHPEGAEILFTVRRLGASDTDFDRDCATVLADLERLRGLLSEGH, encoded by the coding sequence ATGGCCGAGGAATCCCGCCACATCGGCGTCGTGATCCCCCGCCCCGCGGCGGAGGTGTACGAGTACGCCCGCGATCCGGCGAACCTCGTCCAGTGGGCCGCCGGGCTGGCGACCGGCCTGCGGGTGGACGGCGAGGACCTGATCACCGATTCACCGATGGGGCAGGTGCGGGTGCGATTCGCTCCGGACAACGACTTCGGCGTGCTGGACCACGACGTGACGCTGCCCGACGGCACCGTCGTCAACAATCCGCTACGGGTACTCGTCCACCCCGAGGGCGCCGAGATCCTGTTCACCGTGCGACGACTCGGCGCGAGCGACACCGACTTCGACCGGGATTGCGCGACAGTTCTCGCCGACCTGGAGCGCCTGCGCGGACTGCTGTCCGAAGGCCACTGA
- a CDS encoding HNH endonuclease signature motif containing protein, with amino-acid sequence MDTATCTAAEYLDALTSFEQAAERLAQADPVMLDSQDVLAALERLEAAARKAPYSQHLLTQVAVEQGLPAQLGYTGMKELLVQRLRLAGGEARDRIHGARDRAPQHGHGLNPEPRYALTAAAQRDGTISDRHALAIESVFAKCRRKIRPDQVAVLEDVLVTAAADVTPEDLAVIGARALAHLDPDGAEPDSDTIARARGLSVGRQDDDLMSPFAGDLSPEGRALLDTILEKLARPGVNNPADADDPVDLTDQDAVTAAAKRDHRTTVQRNHDALVTALRIAIASGELGQHRGLPCVPIITLGIDQLETETGIATTATGGRLPVEDALRMMGANPKYVLVLDLASRPLFLGREKRLASADQRIALYGSEKGCTATGCDAPATRCQVHHITEWADGGATDITCLTLACDAHHGKVVPTTGDFPRGWETITVRQGEYAGRTGWRRTADTTHEHRVNHKHHTDELYRRALERWNARIAELRNLWRAEELRVRYRECVGSIHDDIAAILDGPHGPPTLEALLSEHDDDEPWNWDMPADLRAAA; translated from the coding sequence ATGGATACCGCTACCTGCACTGCAGCGGAGTATCTCGACGCACTCACCTCGTTCGAACAGGCAGCCGAAAGGCTCGCGCAGGCCGACCCGGTCATGCTGGATTCGCAGGACGTACTGGCTGCGCTGGAGCGCCTGGAGGCCGCCGCTCGGAAGGCGCCGTACAGCCAGCATCTGCTCACTCAGGTCGCCGTAGAGCAGGGTCTACCGGCGCAGCTGGGCTACACCGGGATGAAGGAACTGCTGGTGCAGCGGCTGCGGCTCGCCGGTGGTGAGGCCCGTGATCGCATCCACGGGGCGCGGGACCGCGCGCCGCAGCACGGACACGGCCTCAATCCGGAGCCCCGCTACGCACTGACCGCCGCAGCGCAGCGCGACGGCACGATCTCGGACCGGCACGCCCTCGCGATCGAGAGCGTCTTCGCGAAGTGCCGCAGGAAGATCCGACCCGATCAGGTAGCCGTCCTCGAAGACGTGCTGGTCACCGCCGCCGCGGACGTCACGCCCGAGGATCTCGCCGTCATCGGCGCCCGCGCCTTGGCACATCTCGATCCCGATGGGGCCGAACCGGATTCCGATACGATCGCCCGCGCCCGCGGGCTCAGCGTGGGCCGGCAGGACGACGATCTGATGAGCCCGTTCGCCGGTGACCTCTCCCCCGAGGGGCGTGCGCTCCTGGACACGATCCTGGAGAAGCTCGCGCGGCCGGGGGTGAACAATCCTGCGGATGCGGACGATCCCGTGGACCTCACCGATCAGGACGCTGTCACGGCGGCGGCGAAGCGCGATCACCGCACCACTGTGCAGCGCAATCACGACGCATTGGTCACCGCGTTGCGGATCGCGATCGCCTCCGGCGAGCTCGGGCAGCATCGCGGCCTGCCGTGCGTGCCGATCATCACGCTCGGCATCGATCAGTTGGAAACCGAGACGGGCATCGCCACCACCGCGACCGGCGGGCGGCTGCCCGTGGAGGACGCGCTGCGGATGATGGGCGCGAACCCGAAGTACGTCCTGGTTCTCGACCTCGCCTCGCGCCCGCTGTTCCTGGGTCGGGAGAAGCGGCTCGCCTCCGCCGATCAGCGGATCGCGCTGTACGGGTCCGAGAAGGGCTGCACGGCAACCGGATGCGACGCCCCGGCCACGCGCTGCCAAGTGCACCACATCACCGAGTGGGCCGACGGCGGCGCCACGGACATCACCTGTCTCACTCTCGCCTGCGACGCCCACCACGGGAAGGTGGTACCCACGACCGGTGACTTCCCGCGGGGCTGGGAGACGATCACGGTCCGTCAGGGCGAGTACGCCGGCCGCACCGGATGGCGCCGCACGGCCGATACGACCCACGAGCACCGGGTGAACCACAAGCACCACACCGACGAGCTCTATCGCCGCGCCCTCGAACGCTGGAACGCCCGCATCGCGGAGCTCCGGAACCTCTGGCGCGCGGAAGAACTGCGGGTGCGGTACCGGGAGTGCGTCGGTTCCATCCACGACGACATCGCCGCGATCCTCGACGGTCCGCACGGTCCACCGACCCTCGAAGCCCTTCTCTCCGAACACGACGATGACGAGCCGTGGAACTGGGACATGCCCGCCGACCTCAGGGCCGCGGCATGA